One Triticum dicoccoides isolate Atlit2015 ecotype Zavitan chromosome 5B, WEW_v2.0, whole genome shotgun sequence genomic window carries:
- the LOC119305575 gene encoding F-box/FBD/LRR-repeat protein At1g13570-like isoform X1 has translation MTTEPSPRRARVGEPAADPLTSLPPPLLDAILTRLDLPDAVRTSALSRAWRRRWEALPYLCLSFVDNPGTAPLAVDRVLARYPGRISNFSFHVDEHSFGRVDDWLVALCDRGVKSINLRCASPFILHSSLFLWAQLTHLKLCHCGLPPLPVGFTGFPMLKDLKLSFVEFLENGESQLEAILVGSPLLETLNLHFVDIRGNDPYSNVWVIRGANLRSLTINSDFEYDWQVKELPYLDEADIDVGNYVSPINFRGFLASFAQIRKLSLSLCACYASSTGDGLLETLPFTFDNLKSLTLWTRFYEMRSIVLTFCVLRNTPNLEELEITTYGDGDAPETNAEFLNTQWTDAFCANLQAVKMKNIGWLQNEMYFIELVLSKAAVLRTMHLSLGCRRSKSNEDALCELMTYRRASTHARVFFDGKKKF, from the exons ATGACAACGGAGCCCTCGCCCCGCCGCGCTAGGGTTGGCGAGCCGGCGGCGGACCCGCTGACGTCCCTTCCGCCGCCCCTGCTCGACGCCATCCTCACCCGCCTCGACCTCCCCGACGCGGTCCGTACCTCCGCCCTCTCTCGCGCCTGGCGCCGCCGGTGGGAggccctcccctacctctgcctctcCTTCGTCGACAACCCCGGCACGGCCCCCTTGGCTGTCGACCGCGTTCTCGCTCGCTACCCCGGCCGCATCTCCAACTTCTCCTTCCACGTCGACGAGCACTCCTTCGGCCGCGTCGATGACTGGCTCGTCGCCCTCTGCGACCGCGGCGTCAAGTCCATCAACCTCCGATGCGCCTCCCCCTTCATCCTCCACTCCTCCCTCTTCTTATGGGCCCAACTCACGCACCTGAAGCTGTGCCATTGCGGCCTGCCGCCTCTCCCGGTGGGATTCACTGGATTCCCCATGCTCAAGGATCTAAAACTCAGCTTTGTCGAATTCCTGGAGAACGGGGAGAGCCAACTGGAGGCGATTCTTGTCGGGTCACCTTTGCTTGAAACCCTGAATCTTCACTTTGTGGATATCCGTGGGAACGATCCATACTCAAATGTGTGGGTGATTCGCGGGGCCAACCTCCGGAGCCTAACGATAAATTCTGATTTTGAGTATGACTGGCAAGTTAAGGAGCTGCCATACCTCGATGAAGCCGACATCGATGTGGGAAACTATGTGAGCCCTATCAATTTCAGAGGATTTCTTGCCagctttgcgcaaattaggaagctctctctctctctctgtgcgtGCTACGCATCG TCTACTGGAGACGGTCTCTTGGAAACACTTCCATTTACCTTTGACAACTTAAAGAGTTTGACCCTCTGGACACGTTTTTATGAGATGCGTTCCATTGTGTTAACCTTTTGCGTACTAAGGAATACTCCTAATTTAGAAGAACTTGAAATTACG ACCTATGGTGATGGGGATGCACCTGAAACAAATGCAGAGTTTCTAAATACACAATGGACTGATGCCTTCTGTGCCAACCTTCAGGCTGTGAAAATGAAAAATATTGGCTGGTTGCAAAATGAAATGTATTTCATAGAGCTCGTTTTATCTAAAGCAGCAGTTCTTCGCACAATGCATCTTAGTCTTGGTTGCAGAAGATCAAAGTCAAATGAGGATGCACTCTGTGAACTAATGACATATAGAAGGGCTTCAACCCATGCTCGAGTCTTCTTTGACGGTAAAAAAAAATTTTGA
- the LOC119305575 gene encoding F-box/FBD/LRR-repeat protein At1g13570-like isoform X2 translates to MTTEPSPRRARVGEPAADPLTSLPPPLLDAILTRLDLPDAVRTSALSRAWRRRWEALPYLCLSFVDNPGTAPLAVDRVLARYPGRISNFSFHVDEHSFGRVDDWLVALCDRGVKSINLRCASPFILHSSLFLWAQLTHLKLCHCGLPPLPVGFTGFPMLKDLKLSFVEFLENGESQLEAILVGSPLLETLNLHFVDIRGNDPYSNVWVIRGANLRSLTINSDFEYDWQVKELPYLDEADIDVGNYVSPINFRGFLASFAQIRKLSLSLCACYASSTGDGLLETLPFTFDNLKSLTLWTRFYEMRSIVLTFCVLRNTPNLEELEITTYGDGDAPETNAEFLNTQWTDAFCANLQAVKMKNIGWLQNEMYFIELVLSKAAVLRTMHLSLGCRRSKSNEDALCELMTYRRASTHARVFFDGKMK, encoded by the exons ATGACAACGGAGCCCTCGCCCCGCCGCGCTAGGGTTGGCGAGCCGGCGGCGGACCCGCTGACGTCCCTTCCGCCGCCCCTGCTCGACGCCATCCTCACCCGCCTCGACCTCCCCGACGCGGTCCGTACCTCCGCCCTCTCTCGCGCCTGGCGCCGCCGGTGGGAggccctcccctacctctgcctctcCTTCGTCGACAACCCCGGCACGGCCCCCTTGGCTGTCGACCGCGTTCTCGCTCGCTACCCCGGCCGCATCTCCAACTTCTCCTTCCACGTCGACGAGCACTCCTTCGGCCGCGTCGATGACTGGCTCGTCGCCCTCTGCGACCGCGGCGTCAAGTCCATCAACCTCCGATGCGCCTCCCCCTTCATCCTCCACTCCTCCCTCTTCTTATGGGCCCAACTCACGCACCTGAAGCTGTGCCATTGCGGCCTGCCGCCTCTCCCGGTGGGATTCACTGGATTCCCCATGCTCAAGGATCTAAAACTCAGCTTTGTCGAATTCCTGGAGAACGGGGAGAGCCAACTGGAGGCGATTCTTGTCGGGTCACCTTTGCTTGAAACCCTGAATCTTCACTTTGTGGATATCCGTGGGAACGATCCATACTCAAATGTGTGGGTGATTCGCGGGGCCAACCTCCGGAGCCTAACGATAAATTCTGATTTTGAGTATGACTGGCAAGTTAAGGAGCTGCCATACCTCGATGAAGCCGACATCGATGTGGGAAACTATGTGAGCCCTATCAATTTCAGAGGATTTCTTGCCagctttgcgcaaattaggaagctctctctctctctctgtgcgtGCTACGCATCG TCTACTGGAGACGGTCTCTTGGAAACACTTCCATTTACCTTTGACAACTTAAAGAGTTTGACCCTCTGGACACGTTTTTATGAGATGCGTTCCATTGTGTTAACCTTTTGCGTACTAAGGAATACTCCTAATTTAGAAGAACTTGAAATTACG ACCTATGGTGATGGGGATGCACCTGAAACAAATGCAGAGTTTCTAAATACACAATGGACTGATGCCTTCTGTGCCAACCTTCAGGCTGTGAAAATGAAAAATATTGGCTGGTTGCAAAATGAAATGTATTTCATAGAGCTCGTTTTATCTAAAGCAGCAGTTCTTCGCACAATGCATCTTAGTCTTGGTTGCAGAAGATCAAAGTCAAATGAGGATGCACTCTGTGAACTAATGACATATAGAAGGGCTTCAACCCATGCTCGAGTCTTCTTTGACG GTAAAATGAAATGA